CCATCGCCCGGCTGTGGCGACACTGGCCGGAGGTTCTGGGCCCGGACATGTCCCAGTTCGTCCGCCCTCTGGGACACCGCAAGACCACCATGCTGCTGGGTGCGGCCAACTCGCTGGTCATGCAGGAGCTGTCCTACTTTGGCCCGCAGATTCTGGAAAAAGCCAACTCTTTTCTGGGCAACACGTATTTTCAGAAAGTGCAGATGGAACTCATGGGCGGCCGCCCCGCTCTGGACGCCCCCCTGCTGTCGCCCGCTCCGCGCAGGATCGCCCCTCCAGCGCCCGCTCCACTGGGCAACCTGCTGCCGTGCATGGACCCGGCCTCTCCAGTCAGCGCCTGCTACCGGGCTTATGTCAAACACTTCAACCCGGAAATGATGGAAAAATAATGACCGTGCGCTTCCTTCTGACACTTCTGTTCCTGATGTCCGCAAGCCTCTGCGCCGCTTCCGATGAAGTCCTCAGGGACTACATCCCCACGGGCACCATTACCCGCTTCGATGAGCCCATCAGATTCTGGGTCGGCGGCAAGGACCGGCTCGAAGGACAGTACTACATCGCTACAGTCGTCAATGAAATCCAACGCATTGTCCCGCATCTGTCCATCACCCAGACGTCCTCCATCGGTTCGGCCAATCTGCGCATCTACCTGACCGATTCACACCAGGAATGGCAGGAGGCCATCCTCCAGGCGACCTCCGACAGCGCCGGATGGACGGAGTACGGGCACCTCATCCGCGGCATGACACTGGTAGCTCATTCACCGGGCGGAAAAATCCGGCGGGCGGATATTATTCTGCACCTGGACTTCCAGACATCGGGCGGACAAAAACTCTGGGTGGTACGGCATGAGTTTCTGCACGCCTTGGGTGTCCTGGGGCATCCTACCCGAGCCCGCTCCACGGTACTCAACTCGCGCCAGCCGCAGGAGGAAAAGAACGGGCTTTTTTCCGATTCGGACATTCTCGTGTTGCAGACCATCTACCGCCCGGATCTGAAGACCGGAGGCTCCTGGTGAGAGCATCTTCGCTTGACACCGAGAGAACCTTTTCATACGGGGAACGCTCTCTGCTGGGCGATCGTTCAACGGCAGGACAGCGGACTCTGACTCCGTCAATCTTAGTTCGAATCTAAGTCGCCCAGCCAAGCGTCCCCATCGTCTAGCTAGGTCCAGGACACCGGCCTTTCACGCCGATAACAGGGGTTCAAATCCCCTTGGGGACGCCAGTCCAAAATGGCGCAATAACTATCCAGAATAACTGGATATTTGTTGCGCTTTTGTTTTTTCCTTTCGCCCCCTCCAAAAAAAAGCCCGCTTTGGCGTTCAGCCGAGGCGGGCTTTTTTGCGCTCTTTTTTCTGCAGCCACGCAGCGGACACCAGGGATGCCGCTTCGCTCTCATCCAACCCAAGGCGAAACGCCCCTGGGCGTCTCTGCGGCGTGGTGGCCGTAGACTGATGATGCCAGCCAGTATCTGCAACGTGAGAACAGGACAGGAAGTATAGGCTAGCTGGAAAAACAAAAGCTCCGAGGTGGCCGCCAAGGAGCTTAAGCAGAGCGGAGAACCGCCCTTATTAAGTAAGGACGGTCCCTTAATAGCCGTTTGGCTATAACCCGTCAAGTACAATTTTGACCTGGGCTCTGTTTTTTTACCCTTTTTCCGGCAAAAAAGTAAGGACGGTCTGTAATGGCTACAGCAACTCTTTATGCTGGAATCAATTTTGAGGGACCTATTGTGCCATTCAAATTACTTGCGAAGCAAAAAATCTCTTTAGGGGCAAAGAATGTCTTTGCCCTTATCGCAGCATTCCGAAGGAATGGACGCAGATGCTTCGCCAAAACCACATGGTTTGCTGAGCAGCTTGGGATAAGCGAAAGCAGTGCTCGGAACTATATCAGGAGTCTGATCGAAACAGGACTGATCCGGAAAGATGACCAGGGATGCTACCATGTGGAGTGGGAAGCCCTTGGGCTCCAAAAAGAGGACAATAATTCCGATGAAAAAGAGAAATTTTGCGCCGGTGACCGCAAAATTTGCGGCATATATAATAATATTAATACAGAACCTAAAAGACACCCCTCTCCCTCCCCTGTTCCCGCCGTTCCTCCTGCGCCTGTGGCGCGGGATGCGTCTTCTTTTCGTGATGTTAAAGCGGAAGAGGCGTTCACGCAGGTCTGGGCCGCCTACCCTCGGCCGCCAAGGTTCGTCTCGCGCGAAAAAGCCTGGAGAGAATTCAGGCGGCTATGGAAGCAAGGCACACTGCCGAAGCTGGAAGTGATCCTTGCAGCCATTAAGCTCAACAGGGAGCAGAATCCGGCGTGGTCGCCGAGTAATGAGGGCGGCCGCTATATCCCCAATCTTGAAACCTGGTTGTCCGGCCGGCGTTGGGCAGATGACTTTGCCGGCGCGCCGATCACCTCGCCGCGCCCGTCTGCCGAAGAAATAGCCCGGGCGGAGCAAGTTGCCGCAATTCAAAAACACACGGAAGAGTGGGGCAATGTTTCTCCAACGCAAATCAAGGAATTTCAGGAGCTGGAAGGACGTTTGGGGCTCAAAGATAAATCAAAGCGCAGCCAGGCATTCGGTCTTTACCGATTTCTTAAGGCCAGAGGAGTATCACTGCATCCAGAAATGGGTAGTGATCTCCTGACTTTCCTCAAAAATGTGTCCTGGAATCACACTATCGCATAATATAATTGTGCATAAATTTAGGAGAATAAGGGAATACGCCATGAAGAAGAAAAGATTGAGCAGAAATATTGCAAAAGTTGAATTCATTGCAAACGAAGAAACCATAAAAAATATGATCGCAGAAGGATATCCACTAAAAGTAGTTCATGAGATACTTTCACAAGAAAAGGGAATAAAGATGGCATATACAACATTCGCATTCCATTACAGGAAAGCGAAGGAAAGACTTCAGAAAAGCTCTGAAAATATTGAACATAAAAATAATCATACGAAACAAGAAAATAAAAACAAAACATCTTCTCCACCTATTATTGGAGAAAGCAAGGTCAAAGACCCTTGTAATCCAGATTCATACCTAGAAAGCAAACTAATTAAACCAAAGGAGTAAAATAAAATGGCCACAGTGCATTTCATTCAACAGGGTAAAGGCGGTGTAGGTAAATCCTTTATCTCTTCTCTATTATATCAGGCATTGAAATATCATTTTGGCAAAGAAGTGTATGCTTTTGATGCCGATCCGATCAATGCCACTCTGAAAGGATACAAGGAATTTGATGTCTCGCGTGTCGATATAATGAAAGGCGATAACATAAATTCCCGTGCTTTTGACAGCGTTATTGAAGATATAGTTTCCTTCCCTGAACACTCGCATGTCATAGTTGACAATGGGGCATCATCATTTGTCGCATTGAATGCATATATCCGTGAGAATGATATAGTAAAACTTCTTTCTGATAACGGGTCAACTATCTATTTTCATGCAATTATCACCGGAGGACAGGCCCTTACAGATACCGTCAAGGGGCTCAAGGCAATGTTCATGTCATATCCAAGTGAAAAGATAGTCGTGTGGCTTAATTCTTTCTTTGGAGACATACAGGTTGACGGTGCTACTTTCACTGATTTTCAGATTTATGACGACCACAAACATCAGATAAACACAATAATCCAGCTGCCCGAGGTCAATCCGGCGACGTTCGGCAAAGACATCGAGGAGCTTTGCGCAAAGCGTATGAGCTTCAGAGAAGGCATTGAATCCAGTAAAAATATCGTCGTGCGCTCAAGACTTAACAAATACTGGAATCAGATCATTTCAATCATGCAACAGACTGAATTCGTATCATGAAAGAAACAAATCCAGAATATCTTAT
Above is a window of Desulfomicrobium orale DSM 12838 DNA encoding:
- a CDS encoding TraK family protein, producing the protein MKKKRLSRNIAKVEFIANEETIKNMIAEGYPLKVVHEILSQEKGIKMAYTTFAFHYRKAKERLQKSSENIEHKNNHTKQENKNKTSSPPIIGESKVKDPCNPDSYLESKLIKPKE
- a CDS encoding DUF721 domain-containing protein — encoded protein: MNTRTRKIHSASEALDKFLDSPEALLELAIARLWRHWPEVLGPDMSQFVRPLGHRKTTMLLGAANSLVMQELSYFGPQILEKANSFLGNTYFQKVQMELMGGRPALDAPLLSPAPRRIAPPAPAPLGNLLPCMDPASPVSACYRAYVKHFNPEMMEK
- a CDS encoding conjugal transfer protein TraL, with the protein product MATVHFIQQGKGGVGKSFISSLLYQALKYHFGKEVYAFDADPINATLKGYKEFDVSRVDIMKGDNINSRAFDSVIEDIVSFPEHSHVIVDNGASSFVALNAYIRENDIVKLLSDNGSTIYFHAIITGGQALTDTVKGLKAMFMSYPSEKIVVWLNSFFGDIQVDGATFTDFQIYDDHKHQINTIIQLPEVNPATFGKDIEELCAKRMSFREGIESSKNIVVRSRLNKYWNQIISIMQQTEFVS
- a CDS encoding helix-turn-helix domain-containing protein; protein product: MATATLYAGINFEGPIVPFKLLAKQKISLGAKNVFALIAAFRRNGRRCFAKTTWFAEQLGISESSARNYIRSLIETGLIRKDDQGCYHVEWEALGLQKEDNNSDEKEKFCAGDRKICGIYNNINTEPKRHPSPSPVPAVPPAPVARDASSFRDVKAEEAFTQVWAAYPRPPRFVSREKAWREFRRLWKQGTLPKLEVILAAIKLNREQNPAWSPSNEGGRYIPNLETWLSGRRWADDFAGAPITSPRPSAEEIARAEQVAAIQKHTEEWGNVSPTQIKEFQELEGRLGLKDKSKRSQAFGLYRFLKARGVSLHPEMGSDLLTFLKNVSWNHTIA
- a CDS encoding DUF2927 domain-containing protein, which codes for MTVRFLLTLLFLMSASLCAASDEVLRDYIPTGTITRFDEPIRFWVGGKDRLEGQYYIATVVNEIQRIVPHLSITQTSSIGSANLRIYLTDSHQEWQEAILQATSDSAGWTEYGHLIRGMTLVAHSPGGKIRRADIILHLDFQTSGGQKLWVVRHEFLHALGVLGHPTRARSTVLNSRQPQEEKNGLFSDSDILVLQTIYRPDLKTGGSW